ACTTCATCTAAGGTTCCGACCATCCAGTACATAATTCCAAGTCCTATCAGTACTACAGGCAGAACAATATTACGTCCTCTATACACATCTCCGCTTTTTGTGGATACAGTGGAAGCATGAATTGAATCTTTGCCTGCTTTCTTTCTTTGCTGGTTGATTTTTTGCGAGTTGCGTTGAACCATTCTTTCCCAAGAACGGGCCATGTGATTTCCCCCTAGTCGTTCTGTAATATCTATGAAAAGGAAAAAGGAATTAATGTAACAGTCCCTTGTTACCTTTATCATGCTTATCATTATCTACAATCTCAATAGTGTTCAACTGAGTACGGAAATTATTCCGTATGTTGCCCAGATAGATTTCACGAAGCTTCGCTCGTTCTGCCAGTTCTTCTTCATTCAGGCCAACGGACTTCTGTTTGCGTGCTAATTCGTTAATCCGCGCGACCAGTTTATCGATATCCACTGCTCTTCCCTCCCTTATAAATTCATACTAACTTTGCCATGAGAAAAAGAGCTTGTCAAGGTCTACCCCCTGCAAGCTCTTCGATATGTAATTCACACTTCCTTAAATCTTAATAAATAGGAAGAGATAAGATATCTCCTGCCTGAATACTACTGTTCTCT
Above is a window of Paenibacillus wynnii DNA encoding:
- a CDS encoding DUF896 domain-containing protein, coding for MDIDKLVARINELARKQKSVGLNEEELAERAKLREIYLGNIRNNFRTQLNTIEIVDNDKHDKGNKGLLH